The nucleotide sequence CTGTATTGAAAGATGCTGCATCATCTTCCATTTACGGAGCTAAGGCCGCATTTGGTGTAATTTTGATTACAACTAAGAAAGGGGCTAAGACAGAAAGTATAAGTGTACAATATTCGAATAACTTCTCTTGGCAGAAGGTAGCCAAAGACATTAATCTTGCTGGTATTGATGCATTGGAATATTCATTGCTTGCTGCCGAAAGAGTTGGTAGTTCTATGGCCGGAGCTTTCTGGAAAGTAGACCGTACCAGCTTTGAGAAATCAAAAGAATGGTTAAGCAAATATAGTGGTAAAGTTGGTTCAAACGACCCAATGCTATACGGAAGAGACTGGTATGTGGATGGTTCCTATAAAATGGGGGTTCGCCTTTATGATGCTTACGATTATATGGTTGATGAATGGACGCCTTCGCAGAATCACAACTTGTCATTGAATGGTAAAAGTGGGAAGGTTTCTTACAATATCGGCTTAGGTTATCTTGGTCAGAGCGGGATGCTTAAACAGGCTAAAAAAGATGATTTCACCCGTTACAATGCCAGCGTTAAGTTAAGTTCTGAAATCAACAAGTACATAACTGTTCGCGGTGGTATTTTGTTTTCGGACCGTATCAAACAGTATCCGTACGCTACCAATTCAACTACCGCCGACCCATGGTTGTATGTTTACCGCTGGGGACCGCTTTCTCCGTTTGGAACAGAAGATGGCGAAGCTCTTCGCAGTCCGGCTTCCGAGATTGCCAGTTCAAATACTGCCAAACAGGAATATAGCTATACGAATGTAAATGTGGGTGCCACCTTTACAATTACAAAAGATTGGACAGTGGATGCTGATTATACGCATGCTAATCAGGAATATATATGGAACAGACCCGGAACACGCTTTTCTGCCAGAGACACTTGGGGGGGTGCCATCGCCAAGACAGACGAAAGCGGTAATCCTGTTTATGTAAATAATGAAGGAGCTGAGGTTGCTTCCGGAACTACAGGATCCATGCTGGCTTACGAATTGCCTTATAGAACGTATACAGGTCTGGGTTCGAATCCGGATCATATTTACCGCCGTTCAGAAAATTCAAAACAGGGAACATTTAACATGTTTACTACCTACAATTTAAAACTGAATGATATTCATTCGTTTAAAGTAATGGCAGGTATCAACAGGGTAACCTATAAGCTGCAGTATAACTGGTCCCAAAAAACAGAACTGTTCGACATCAACAATCCTCAGTTTGATCTGGCAAACGGAACACAAACTGCCGGTGGCGGAACAGAATGGGAATCGCAGTTAGGTTATTTTGGCCGTATAAACTATATTTTGAAGGATAAATACCTTTTTGAAGCGAATTTACGCTATGATGGATCATCTAAATTTCCGAAAGAATTGAAATGGAGAACCTTCCCATCTTTCTCTGCAGGTTGGATTGTTTCCAATGAAAGTTTCATGAAAGGGCTGAACCCGACATTAAGCACGTTGAAACTAAGAGGATCGTGGGGTACCATCGGCGACCAGACTGTTGCAAACACACTGTATGTTCCTACGATGACTTCCATGAATACAACCTGGTTAAACGGTGATACGAGGTATCAGGCATATAAGACACCAAATGCTGTTGATGCCAATATTACATGGCAGGATATCGAGAACCTGAATATAGGTGCCGATTTCCGTTTCCTTAATGATAAGCTTGGTGTTACCTACGACTGGTACGAACGTACTACGAAGAATATGATTGTTCCGGGTCTTGAAGTGCCTTATACTTTTGGTGGTGATGAACCCGAAGGAAATTATGGTGAACTGAGAACAAGAGGTTGGGAAGTTGCTGTAGATTTTAATCACCGTTTTAAAAACGGATTGGGAATCAACTTGATGGCAACCTTGTCTGATGCTACTTCGGTAATTACAGGCTATCCAGAAGCTGCAGCCAAAACAATAACAAACGCATCTGCTTATTATAAGGGATTAGAGATTGGAGATATCTACGGATACCGCACAGATCGTTTGTATCAGAAAGATGATTTTGAATATGATAGCAACGGAAGCCTTATTCCAATTACGGTTGATGGATATTCTGTTTACAAATTGAAAGGTGAAAATCCTTCCTATCAGGGATTCCTGCAAAACTCATCCAACTTTAAGTTTGGCCCGGGTGATGTTAAATTTACAGACCTTAACGGAGATGGAAAGATTAACAACGGAAGTGCAGTGGTAGGAGATAGCGGTGATATGGAAGTTATCGGTAATTCAACACCACGTTACCAATATGGTTTACGTCTGGGTGCAGATTACAAGGGAATTGATTTCTCCGTATTTTTCCAGGGTGTAGGTAAGCGCGATATTTGGGGAGACGGATTCCTTGCTATTGCAGGGTACAACTCTTCGGATGGTGCCATGCCTCAGACTTTTGCCGGTGATTTCTGGAAAGAAGACCGTACAGATGCATTTTATCCACGTGCCTACAACAATGCAGGAAGTGCAAAAAACAATAATATGCAGGTACAATCCCGCTATATGTTAGATATGTCTTATTTTAGAGTTAAGAATATAACATTAGGTTATTCTTTACCAAAAGACATTATAAAGAAGGCTTACTTGTCAAATGCCCGCATCTATATGTCTGTGGAAAATTTCTTTACATTTGATAATTTAAAAGACCTTCCTATCGATCCTGAATCAGTTTCCGGATACTCTATGTTCAATTCATCGAACTATAACTCAGGTCGTACCGGTGTTGGTTCTCCTTTGTTTAAGAGTCTTTCGGTAGGTGCTCAGTTAACTTTCTAAAAAATCAGATTCATGAAAACAAATATAAAGATAAAGAATAGTATTTCGGCATTGGTTTTGGTAATGCTGTTAATCCTGCCTGGATGTAGCGACGATGTGCTGGATCGTTCACAATTAAATAGTCCGGACGACGAGAATTACTGGACCCAGGAAAGTAACTTACGGTTGTACGCTAATGAGTTTTACACCGAGTTTTTCGTTGGGTACAATGCGACCTGGGGAGTAGATTATACGCCAATCAGAGGATTTACATTTAATGATGACGTGGTTAGTTCCAATGTTCAGGAACTTTTCGAAAACAGTGTTCCCAATACAAGAGGTACAAGCACAAATACAGCACCGGAATGGTTGTCAGAATATAGCGGACCAAATTTGTATTTTGGATGGATTCGCAAATCCAATCTTATGTTGGATCGTATGGACAACAAAATGACCGGCATACTTACTCCCGAAGCATACAACCACTGGTCTTCGGTTGCAAAGTTTTTCCGCGCACTGGATTATTGCCGGTTGGTAAGTGTTTTTGGAGATGTGCAGTATTACGACAAATTGGTTGAAACATCTGATACAGAAGAGTTATATAAAGACCGTACTCCACGTAACGAAGTGATGGATGCCGTTTACAATGATTTTAAAACTGTTTTGGCAACTATGCGTGCCAGCGATGGGGCTCAGTACCTGAACAAATACGTGGCAGCTGGTTTTATTTCACGTGCAATGCTGTTTGAAGGTACCTGGCAGAAATATCATAACGGTGATTCAGAAAGAGCCAAGAAATTTCTGCAATTCTCTGCTGAGGCATCAGAAATAGTAATGAATAGCGGTAAATACAAAATTGATGGCGATTTCCGTTCTCTTTTCGGATCGGAAGATCTGAGCAGCAACAAAGAATGTATTCTTTTCAGACATTATAGCGCTGGTCAGACTATTACCCACCATATTGCATCCTATTGTAATCTTACAGAAGGACAAACCTACGCGGCCAACCTGAGTCTGGTTAAATCATTTATTTGTAATGATGGTAATGTATGGCAGAATTCTTCGGTCGAAAAGGCTAATTCATTTAGTATTGCCGATCTTGTTAAGACACGCGACCCTCGTTTCGAAGCTACATTCTGGGATCAGCCCCGTTCTCAATCTGCCTCATTGCTTTATACGGTTAAATTTATTGATCGTGTGGGACCAACATTCGCGGAAAAAGGAAACTATCCTGCCAAGTATTCAAGTTCTACAAATACAAACGATGCCCCGGTAATACGTTATGCCGAAGTCCTTTTGAACTGGATCGAAGCGAAAGCAGAACTGGCTACTCTTGGTGGAGCGGCTGTAACACAGTCGGATATTGATAAATCTATCAACAGCATCCGCAACCGTACATTGGCTCCCGAAGCGATTGCAAAAGGTGTAGTTAAAACTCCAGCCATGAGTCTGACAGCTTTGCCTAACGATCCTTCACGCGACGCAGATGTTCCTGCATTGATCTGGGAAATTCGTCGCGAACGCAGAATGGAATTATACTATGAATATTCTCGTTTGCTGGACATCAAACGCTGGAAGAAAATAGATTATATGAATGGGACAACGAATCCGGATCTTCTAAAGGGTATTTGGGTTAACATAAAATCTGAAATACCAACACTCTTAACAGCCGGACGGGTTGGGAAATTACAGGTTCAGAAGGCTGATGGCACTGTTGTTGTATATAACGGTTCCAACGCGGATGATTTGGTTGGTTACTATCTGCCCGAAGGTGTAAAGGACAGAGATGCATTTACCGACAGAGTTTATTTGGCTCCGGTAGGAAAGAATCAGATTGACTTGTTCAAGTCCAGAGGATTTACGCTCACCCAGACTACAGGTTGGGAGTAATATACGATATTTGATTTTACTTTGAATAAAACTCATACTAACAAGGAGTTTTAATTAACTCCTTGTTAGTTTTTCATACTATTAATTACTTAAAGATCTCCGATCGTGAAGGTATTAAAATTGATATGTCTTTTCTCTTTATTCACTTTATTCGGTCATGCACAAACGAAACAGGTTGTAACAGGAGCTGAATCTACAAGTGAATATTTTCCCCTCTTGAAGAATCAGCGGATTGCCGTATTATCAAATCA is from uncultured Macellibacteroides sp. and encodes:
- a CDS encoding TonB-dependent receptor → MKLTVLLLFLSIGLTHATSSYGQSTTLSLEVNNATVQDVLDKIESQSDFHFFYNNKQINTKRVVSMKKTKENVFTILNELFNGTDVSYQVMDKNIILSNIRKTEKQEVQQTGNKISGVVTDASGEPIIGANVFEKGSPMNGTITDIDGKFSIAVPVNGSLVVSYIGYETQTVAVADKKNFKVVLKEDSEVIGEVVVVGYGTQKKANLTGAVASVDLGKTLESRPVADVGRGLQGSVPGLSVVIPSGEVGSDPVMKIRGQIGSIKGSSNPLILLDNVEIPSIQMVNPDDIESISVLKDAASSSIYGAKAAFGVILITTKKGAKTESISVQYSNNFSWQKVAKDINLAGIDALEYSLLAAERVGSSMAGAFWKVDRTSFEKSKEWLSKYSGKVGSNDPMLYGRDWYVDGSYKMGVRLYDAYDYMVDEWTPSQNHNLSLNGKSGKVSYNIGLGYLGQSGMLKQAKKDDFTRYNASVKLSSEINKYITVRGGILFSDRIKQYPYATNSTTADPWLYVYRWGPLSPFGTEDGEALRSPASEIASSNTAKQEYSYTNVNVGATFTITKDWTVDADYTHANQEYIWNRPGTRFSARDTWGGAIAKTDESGNPVYVNNEGAEVASGTTGSMLAYELPYRTYTGLGSNPDHIYRRSENSKQGTFNMFTTYNLKLNDIHSFKVMAGINRVTYKLQYNWSQKTELFDINNPQFDLANGTQTAGGGTEWESQLGYFGRINYILKDKYLFEANLRYDGSSKFPKELKWRTFPSFSAGWIVSNESFMKGLNPTLSTLKLRGSWGTIGDQTVANTLYVPTMTSMNTTWLNGDTRYQAYKTPNAVDANITWQDIENLNIGADFRFLNDKLGVTYDWYERTTKNMIVPGLEVPYTFGGDEPEGNYGELRTRGWEVAVDFNHRFKNGLGINLMATLSDATSVITGYPEAAAKTITNASAYYKGLEIGDIYGYRTDRLYQKDDFEYDSNGSLIPITVDGYSVYKLKGENPSYQGFLQNSSNFKFGPGDVKFTDLNGDGKINNGSAVVGDSGDMEVIGNSTPRYQYGLRLGADYKGIDFSVFFQGVGKRDIWGDGFLAIAGYNSSDGAMPQTFAGDFWKEDRTDAFYPRAYNNAGSAKNNNMQVQSRYMLDMSYFRVKNITLGYSLPKDIIKKAYLSNARIYMSVENFFTFDNLKDLPIDPESVSGYSMFNSSNYNSGRTGVGSPLFKSLSVGAQLTF
- a CDS encoding RagB/SusD family nutrient uptake outer membrane protein; its protein translation is MLLILPGCSDDVLDRSQLNSPDDENYWTQESNLRLYANEFYTEFFVGYNATWGVDYTPIRGFTFNDDVVSSNVQELFENSVPNTRGTSTNTAPEWLSEYSGPNLYFGWIRKSNLMLDRMDNKMTGILTPEAYNHWSSVAKFFRALDYCRLVSVFGDVQYYDKLVETSDTEELYKDRTPRNEVMDAVYNDFKTVLATMRASDGAQYLNKYVAAGFISRAMLFEGTWQKYHNGDSERAKKFLQFSAEASEIVMNSGKYKIDGDFRSLFGSEDLSSNKECILFRHYSAGQTITHHIASYCNLTEGQTYAANLSLVKSFICNDGNVWQNSSVEKANSFSIADLVKTRDPRFEATFWDQPRSQSASLLYTVKFIDRVGPTFAEKGNYPAKYSSSTNTNDAPVIRYAEVLLNWIEAKAELATLGGAAVTQSDIDKSINSIRNRTLAPEAIAKGVVKTPAMSLTALPNDPSRDADVPALIWEIRRERRMELYYEYSRLLDIKRWKKIDYMNGTTNPDLLKGIWVNIKSEIPTLLTAGRVGKLQVQKADGTVVVYNGSNADDLVGYYLPEGVKDRDAFTDRVYLAPVGKNQIDLFKSRGFTLTQTTGWE